Proteins encoded together in one Jaculus jaculus isolate mJacJac1 chromosome 7, mJacJac1.mat.Y.cur, whole genome shotgun sequence window:
- the LOC101611782 gene encoding coactosin-like protein: protein MATEIDKEACRAAYSLVRDHGSAVIWVTFKYDGPTIVPGDQGAEHQQFIQQCTDDVRLFAFVRFTTGDAMSKSSKFALITWIGENVRGLQRAKTGTDKTLVKEVVQNSTKEFVISDRKELEEDFIKSELKKAGGANYDAQI, encoded by the coding sequence ATGGCCACCGAGATCGACAAAGAAGCTTGCAGGGCGGCATACAGCCTGGTGCGCGACCACGGCTCGGCCGTCATCTGGGTGACTTTTAAATATGACGGCCCCACCATCGTCCCAGGCGACCAGGGAGCGGAGCACCAGCAGTTCATCCAACAGTGCACAGATGATGTCCGGTTGTTTGCCTTTGTGCGCTTTACCACCGGTGACGCCATGAGCAAGAGCTCCAAGTTCGCCCTCATCACGTGGATCGGTGAGAACGTCAGAGGGCTGCAGCGCGCCAAGACTGGCACGGACAAGACCCTGGTGAAGGAGGTGGTCCAGAATTCCACAAAGGAGTTTGTGATCAGCGATCGAAAGGAGCTGGAGGAAGATTTTATCAAAAGTGAGCTGAAGAAGGCTGGAGGAGCCAATTACGATGCCCAGATTTAG